In Gemmatimonadales bacterium, one DNA window encodes the following:
- a CDS encoding OmpA family protein: MNYRFSLAALALAFAFGCAGPAGVQGPTGMTGAQGIAGVQGPTGMTGAQGQTGAQGATGMTGSQGQTGTTGSQGPAASMARWTSLKDIMFDYDKASIRPSEMSKTSDIATYMNQNPSARLGIDGSTDLLRGTNQYNVALSQQRISNVREALIQAGVSTDRMETGGFGVARMKCSDSPEVCSQRDGRVEVLVRPGS; encoded by the coding sequence ATGAACTACCGATTCTCACTCGCAGCACTCGCACTGGCATTCGCGTTCGGTTGCGCCGGCCCCGCGGGCGTCCAGGGCCCCACCGGCATGACCGGCGCGCAGGGCATCGCGGGCGTCCAGGGTCCGACCGGCATGACCGGCGCCCAGGGTCAGACCGGCGCACAGGGTGCCACCGGCATGACCGGCTCGCAGGGCCAGACCGGCACGACTGGCTCCCAGGGTCCCGCCGCCTCGATGGCGCGCTGGACCTCGCTCAAGGACATCATGTTCGACTACGACAAGGCCTCGATCCGGCCGTCCGAGATGAGCAAGACCTCGGACATCGCGACCTACATGAACCAGAACCCGTCCGCCCGTCTCGGGATCGACGGCTCCACCGATCTCCTGCGCGGGACCAATCAGTACAACGTGGCCCTGAGCCAGCAGCGGATCAGTAACGTTCGTGAGGCGCTGATCCAGGCCGGGGTATCGACCGACCGCATGGAGACCGGCGGCTTCGGAGTGGCGAGGATGAAGTGCAGCGATTCACCGGAGGTTTGCTCGCAGCGTGACGGTCGAGTCGAGGTACTGGTCCGCCCCGGCAGCTAG